The genomic region TCTATCGTGAATTTTGGCAAATACTCCGATGTATATATGTGCTCGATTGCCTTTTTTCTGCACTTTCAGTACAACGGTTGGATGCTTAGCTCGCTAATGGGCTTGTTTATACGCAAATACGGATGGGATAGGCAGTACCCTGAGCTGTTGCAGCGGGTGTTTGTCCTCTTCCAGATAGGGGTTTGTGGCACGCTTTTCATCTCGTGGTTGGGTTATTTCGATTATACTATTTACTACATCGTAGGGGCTATCAGTGCCCTAATATGGATTATGGCAGTGGGGCTTATCCTTTTGCTCTATGTGAGAACGCAGGGCAAAACGCTGCTCAGCAGTATATTTATAGGCTTTTTCAGCTTGAAAGTGGTGATGATGCTCATAGGGTGCATCCCTCAGGTGAGTGTGCTCGTATTTCACAATATGGACTTGGTAATCAGCTATCTGCATTTCAATTTCTTGGGAATTGTAAGCCTTGGAATATTGCTTTTCTTGGAAGAACAAGGGGTGTACAAAGCCAATCGATGGCTTGTGTATCTCTTTCTATTTGCCTTTGTATGCACTGAGTTTTTGGTCGCTTACAAAGGATTTTCGGGGGCACTCGGCTTGCCTATGATTCCGCATTTGCAGGATTGGTTGTTGGGCTTTACCGCACTGTTTTACTTCCCTGCCTTGGGGTGGAAATTGGGTAGCAGCAAAATTAATTTGCAATAATCTTTGGGAATATCGTTATTATTTGTAACTTTGCGCTCTGTATGGGTGGAAAGGGACTACCTATAACTCAGTAAAACGCTAAAAACTAAATTGTTATATAAATAAAACAAGTAAAAAAGACTTATGAAGAACATACGTATTTTGTGTCTGCTGGCAGTAGTATTGCTTTCGGGGCAGCTATGGGGGCAGACCTCAGAACGCAAGAAAGTGGATGGTGTAGCCGCAGTGGTGGGGGATTACCTCATCTTGGAGTCGGATATTGACAAGGCGTTCATCGATATGAAGCAACAAGAGATAGATACGAAAGATATTACGCGCTGCCAGATGCTCGGCAAGTTGATGGAGGATAAGCTCTACGCGCACCAAGCCGTACAGGACAGTGTGAAGCTCAGTGATAGCGAAGTGCGCGATGCGGTGAACCAGCGTATAGAGTTCCTTACCGCACAGTTGGGCGGCGACATCAAGAAGCTGATGGAGTTCTACAAGAAAGACGATGAGCAGGCAATGCGCGATGAGCTTTTCGACACCTTCAAGGTGAGTATGCTCGCCCAGCGAATGAAGTCGCAAATAGTGAAGGATGTGGAGGTTACACCTGAGGAAGTACGTACTTTCTTCAACAATATTCCTGTGGAAGATCGCCCTCACTTCGGCACTGAATTAGAGATAGCACAGATCGTCGTAAACCCTGTAGCTCCTAAGAGTGAGGTGCAGAAGGTGATCGACCAGCTCAATGACATTAAGGAAGATGTAGAGAAGAACGGAGCGAGCTTTTCAACGAAAGCAATCCTCTACTCGCAAGACCGTGGCACAGGTGGACAGGTGCTGACCTTCAACCGTAACTCGTCCTTTGACAAGGCTTTTAAAGACGTAGCCTTTACACTGCAAGA from Capnocytophaga haemolytica harbors:
- a CDS encoding peptidylprolyl isomerase, whose translation is MKNIRILCLLAVVLLSGQLWGQTSERKKVDGVAAVVGDYLILESDIDKAFIDMKQQEIDTKDITRCQMLGKLMEDKLYAHQAVQDSVKLSDSEVRDAVNQRIEFLTAQLGGDIKKLMEFYKKDDEQAMRDELFDTFKVSMLAQRMKSQIVKDVEVTPEEVRTFFNNIPVEDRPHFGTELEIAQIVVNPVAPKSEVQKVIDQLNDIKEDVEKNGASFSTKAILYSQDRGTGGQVLTFNRNSSFDKAFKDVAFTLQEGEISKPFESSFGWHIIQMDKIRGKEVSVRHILLMPVIPQAALDEAKEKIEKIRSRIVNKELTFDEAARSLSDEKETRNDGGQLINPEDLSTRFELTRIEPSLYARISDLKDNEVSIPFLDEDRTGKKTYKIYQITNRIDEHQADFVKDYVKIQDLALKEKQLKAITKWMKEHIEKTYVAVNGEYRKCQFTNNWLKK